A single region of the Peromyscus eremicus chromosome 16_21, PerEre_H2_v1, whole genome shotgun sequence genome encodes:
- the LOC131926065 gene encoding glutathione S-transferase-like isoform X2 — MTGKPVLHYFNGRGRMESIRWLLAAAGVEFEEELFETREEFEKLIQGGALMYEQVPMVEIDGMNMVQTRAILRYIAAKYDLYGRNLQEQAWIDMYVEGLRDLSDMIMYFPLSLPEEKEINLEYILQRATTRFFPVYEKEFKVRTSQIPTINRFLQPGSQRKPPLDDESIGTAKNIFKFEQGMFLKNMSTIVAEY; from the exons ATGACTGGGAAGCCCGTGCTTCACTACTTCAATGGAAGAGGCAGAATGGAGTCCATCCGGTGGCTCTTGGCTGCAGCTGGAGTGGAG TTTGAAGAAGAACTTTTTGAAACGCGTGAAGAATTTGAGAAGTTAATCCAAG GTGGAGCCCTGATGTATGAACAAGTGCCCATGGTTGAAATCGATGGAATGAATATGGTGCAAACGAGAGCCATCTTAAGATACATAGCTGCAAAGTACGACTTGTATGGAAGAAACCTCCAAGAACAGGCCTG GATTGATATGTATGTAGAAGGCTTGAGGGACCTGAGTGACATGATTATGTACTTTCCGCTCTCTCTGCCAGAAGAGAAGGAGATAAATCTTGAATACATCCTCCAACGAGCCACGACAAGATTCTTCCCTGTTTATGAGAAG GAATTCAAGGTCAGAACCAGCCAAATCCCTACAATTAACAGATTTCTTCAacctggaagccagaggaagcctcCTTTGGATGATGAATCCATTGGGACTGCGAAGAACATATTCAAATTTGAACAAGGCATGTTTCTTAAAAACATGAGCACTATAGTAGCTGAGTACTAA
- the LOC131926065 gene encoding glutathione S-transferase-like isoform X1, whose protein sequence is MTGKPVLHYFNGRGRMESIRWLLAAAGVEFEEELFETREEFEKLIQGGALMYEQVPMVEIDGMNMVQTRAILRYIAAKYDLYGRNLQEQAWIDMYVEGLRDLSDMIMYFPLSLPEEKEINLEYILQRATTRFFPVYEKALRDHQQDFLVGNRLSWADVQLLEVILMVEECKAGALAGFPLLQEFKVRTSQIPTINRFLQPGSQRKPPLDDESIGTAKNIFKFEQGMFLKNMSTIVAEY, encoded by the exons ATGACTGGGAAGCCCGTGCTTCACTACTTCAATGGAAGAGGCAGAATGGAGTCCATCCGGTGGCTCTTGGCTGCAGCTGGAGTGGAG TTTGAAGAAGAACTTTTTGAAACGCGTGAAGAATTTGAGAAGTTAATCCAAG GTGGAGCCCTGATGTATGAACAAGTGCCCATGGTTGAAATCGATGGAATGAATATGGTGCAAACGAGAGCCATCTTAAGATACATAGCTGCAAAGTACGACTTGTATGGAAGAAACCTCCAAGAACAGGCCTG GATTGATATGTATGTAGAAGGCTTGAGGGACCTGAGTGACATGATTATGTACTTTCCGCTCTCTCTGCCAGAAGAGAAGGAGATAAATCTTGAATACATCCTCCAACGAGCCACGACAAGATTCTTCCCTGTTTATGAGAAG GCCCTAAGAGACCACCAGCAAGATTTTCTTGTGGGCAATCGGCTGAGCTGGGCGGATGTGCAGCTCCTCGAAGTCATCTTAATGGTTGAAGAGTGCAAGGCGGGTGCTCTGGCAGGCTTCCCTCTGCTACAG GAATTCAAGGTCAGAACCAGCCAAATCCCTACAATTAACAGATTTCTTCAacctggaagccagaggaagcctcCTTTGGATGATGAATCCATTGGGACTGCGAAGAACATATTCAAATTTGAACAAGGCATGTTTCTTAAAAACATGAGCACTATAGTAGCTGAGTACTAA